The Lewinellaceae bacterium genome has a segment encoding these proteins:
- a CDS encoding VTT domain-containing protein, translating to MIKKAKIVIYSLWILLIIGALLTFALRPEVASPEYIVRLISRFSNEMLLAYIVVTIGRGFFLIPSTPFVIGGAILFPDNLFLVLVISMIGVLFSATALYYFSDLLGFSKYLEKKYPKGVERWKERLQHPRAALFVLGWAFFPFVPTDLICYVAGIVKMPYRFMFIGVFLGELTLNVFYVYFGGGIFEAIF from the coding sequence ATGATCAAGAAAGCAAAAATCGTCATTTACAGCCTTTGGATTCTGTTAATAATTGGTGCTTTGCTGACTTTTGCCCTGAGGCCTGAAGTCGCCAGCCCGGAATACATCGTCCGCTTGATCAGCCGGTTCAGCAATGAAATGTTGCTGGCATATATTGTGGTCACCATCGGGCGAGGGTTCTTCCTCATTCCAAGTACTCCTTTTGTCATCGGCGGGGCCATCCTGTTTCCTGACAATCTGTTCCTCGTGTTGGTGATTTCCATGATCGGCGTTTTGTTTTCCGCTACCGCCCTGTATTATTTTTCCGATCTGCTGGGATTCAGTAAATACCTGGAGAAAAAATATCCCAAAGGAGTGGAGCGATGGAAGGAGCGTTTGCAACACCCCAGAGCCGCTTTGTTTGTTCTTGGCTGGGCATTTTTTCCCTTTGTGCCTACCGATCTGATCTGTTATGTGGCGGGGATCGTAAAGATGCCTTACCGGTTTATGTTTATCGGGGTATTTTTGGGAGAATTAACGCTTAATGTTTTTTATGTTTATTTCGGAGGGGGCATTTTTGAAGCAATTTTTTGA
- a CDS encoding amidase, with translation MNNKINCLHVVLATVFILISSCEPAHIEEETGTKNPFRFEEKDIAYLQEGYNTGTFTIQEVVRAYLDRIEAVDDNGPSLNAIIEVNPDAMEIAKALDEERAAGNMRGPLHGIPIVLKDNIDTHDRMATTAGSRALMDSHPLQDSYLAMKLRAAGAIIIGKANLSEWANFRGELSSSGWSGVGGQTKNPYILDRNPCGSSSGSAVAVSANLTLLAIGTETNGSIVCPSNNNGIVGIKPTVGLVSRSGVIPISFTQDTPGPMARTVKDAAICLGALVGIDSMDEKTWASEGKFYGDYTQFLKEDGLKGKRLGLYKAPLGSNYKVDTLFYQAVAYLKSQGAEIIEVENIGTPGVGGSSFEIMLFEYKDGLNKYFQSLGPEAPVKNLEDLIAFNKKDEIEMRYYNQQYLEMAQAKGDLNAPEYKEALANLTKGSQEEGIDKVMDEFKLDAIIAPTGSPAWKTDLINGDSFQLGSSSPAARAGYPNITVPMGFIDDLPVGISFFGRAWSEPALIEIAYAYESGTKFRKAPQFLKGE, from the coding sequence ATGAATAATAAAATAAATTGCCTGCATGTTGTTTTAGCGACAGTTTTTATTCTTATTTCTTCTTGTGAGCCGGCTCATATAGAAGAAGAAACTGGAACAAAGAATCCATTTAGATTTGAAGAAAAAGACATCGCTTATCTGCAAGAGGGCTATAATACCGGGACTTTTACCATACAGGAAGTTGTCAGGGCCTACCTGGACCGGATTGAAGCCGTTGACGATAACGGCCCAAGCCTGAATGCCATCATTGAAGTGAATCCCGATGCTATGGAAATTGCCAAAGCACTGGATGAAGAAAGAGCGGCCGGTAATATGCGGGGACCTTTACACGGAATACCGATTGTACTCAAGGATAATATCGATACTCACGACAGAATGGCTACCACGGCGGGATCCAGGGCCTTGATGGATTCACATCCGTTGCAGGACAGTTACCTGGCCATGAAATTGAGGGCCGCCGGGGCCATTATTATTGGCAAGGCCAATTTGAGCGAATGGGCTAATTTTCGGGGAGAATTGTCTTCCAGCGGCTGGAGCGGAGTGGGTGGACAGACCAAAAATCCATATATTCTAGACAGGAATCCCTGCGGGTCCAGCTCAGGTTCCGCGGTGGCAGTTTCTGCCAACCTGACCTTGCTGGCCATCGGAACAGAAACCAATGGTTCCATCGTTTGTCCATCCAATAACAACGGCATTGTAGGCATCAAACCTACTGTAGGCCTGGTGAGCCGGTCCGGCGTAATTCCGATTTCCTTCACCCAGGATACGCCTGGTCCGATGGCACGAACCGTGAAAGATGCGGCTATTTGCCTCGGTGCTCTCGTCGGTATTGATTCAATGGATGAAAAAACATGGGCCAGTGAAGGGAAATTTTATGGCGATTATACCCAATTCCTCAAAGAAGACGGCTTGAAAGGAAAACGCCTGGGGTTGTATAAAGCTCCATTAGGCAGTAACTATAAGGTAGATACTCTTTTTTATCAGGCGGTGGCTTATTTAAAAAGCCAGGGGGCCGAAATCATTGAGGTAGAAAATATAGGCACGCCTGGTGTCGGGGGATCCTCTTTTGAAATAATGTTGTTTGAATACAAGGACGGATTGAATAAATATTTTCAATCATTAGGACCCGAGGCTCCTGTAAAAAATTTGGAAGATCTCATCGCATTTAACAAGAAGGATGAAATTGAAATGCGGTATTACAATCAGCAATACCTTGAAATGGCACAGGCAAAAGGGGATCTGAACGCTCCTGAATACAAGGAGGCATTGGCTAATTTGACGAAAGGCAGCCAGGAAGAGGGCATTGATAAGGTGATGGATGAGTTTAAGCTGGATGCCATTATTGCTCCGACGGGTAGCCCGGCCTGGAAAACGGACCTGATCAATGGGGATAGTTTCCAGTTGGGAAGTTCTTCCCCTGCCGCCCGCGCCGGGTATCCCAATATTACCGTACCGATGGGTTTTATCGATGATTTGCCGGTGGGCATTTCCTTTTTCGGGAGGGCCTGGAGCGAACCGGCTTTGATTGAGATCGCTTATGCTTATGAATCGGGAACTAAATTCCGTAAGGCGCCTCAATTTTTGAAAGGAGAATAG
- a CDS encoding choice-of-anchor L domain-containing protein: MKKFYLISFILFITFSFGLKAQSNLFIDYSYTPEEMVQDFFDNPNVITSNVVYSGVPGAIAFFDAEGTNLGLGAGILFTTGLASSVADSAMAFATTYNNTSGDYDLNLLMADIPNFDAAIIEFDFTVTNSDTLRFNYVFGSEEYPEFTCTNFNDGFGFLVSGPGINGTFSNNSYNICTVPNSMETVAINTLNDNPACGDPDFEQYYINNESGTDIVFDGMTIPLPASFYAVGGETYHAKLLIGDGADATFDSGVFLSFNSLGADSLLIPPTQFNVSLEGGAVEFTNYSKYAREWFWDFGNGMTSTERNPEPMTYDEPGTYTVSLTTRNFCCSETYSTTVDFTTGVFQPEASDALQVFPNPVKDKVSLINKASETVKGIWLLNSMGQKWSVDFTNSDGNMDVNLPSDLPAGVYFIQIHSDTGKIFASRFVKE; this comes from the coding sequence ATGAAAAAATTCTACCTGATCTCCTTTATATTGTTCATTACTTTTTCCTTTGGACTCAAGGCACAATCCAATCTCTTCATCGATTACAGTTATACGCCAGAAGAAATGGTCCAGGACTTTTTTGACAATCCTAATGTCATAACTTCCAATGTGGTTTATTCCGGTGTCCCGGGGGCCATAGCCTTTTTTGATGCAGAAGGCACAAACCTCGGGTTGGGTGCAGGGATTTTGTTCACAACGGGGCTCGCTTCCTCAGTTGCCGACAGTGCGATGGCTTTTGCCACAACTTATAATAATACTTCAGGCGATTATGACCTCAACCTGCTCATGGCTGATATTCCGAATTTTGATGCAGCCATTATCGAATTTGATTTTACGGTGACCAATTCGGATACCCTTCGGTTTAACTATGTATTCGGATCCGAAGAATATCCAGAATTTACCTGCACCAATTTTAATGACGGTTTTGGTTTTTTGGTTTCCGGGCCTGGGATCAACGGTACTTTTTCCAATAATTCCTATAATATCTGTACCGTTCCGAATTCAATGGAAACGGTGGCAATAAATACCCTTAATGATAATCCGGCCTGCGGAGATCCGGATTTTGAACAGTACTACATCAATAATGAATCAGGAACGGATATCGTTTTTGACGGAATGACTATTCCTTTGCCGGCTTCTTTTTATGCGGTAGGAGGGGAGACTTACCACGCCAAACTTTTGATCGGCGATGGAGCAGACGCCACTTTCGATTCAGGGGTGTTTTTGTCTTTCAATTCACTGGGAGCCGATAGTTTGCTCATTCCTCCGACTCAATTTAACGTTTCCCTGGAGGGCGGCGCTGTGGAATTTACCAACTACTCCAAATACGCAAGGGAATGGTTCTGGGATTTCGGCAACGGCATGACTTCAACGGAAAGAAATCCTGAGCCAATGACCTATGATGAACCGGGGACTTACACCGTTTCGCTGACCACAAGGAACTTTTGTTGTTCGGAGACTTACAGTACCACCGTCGATTTTACCACCGGTGTTTTTCAGCCGGAGGCATCCGACGCATTGCAGGTATTTCCTAATCCGGTAAAAGACAAGGTATCGTTAATAAACAAGGCCTCCGAAACGGTAAAGGGCATTTGGTTACTCAATTCCATGGGACAGAAGTGGTCAGTGGATT